From uncultured Pseudodesulfovibrio sp.:
ACCAGGCAACACACTGCGGGTCGCCGCCACACAGATCACATTTGGTAGCCTTGTCCGTATGGGGATTGACCTTGATCATATCGAACTGACAGGCCTCTTCACAGTCACCACAACCGACGCACAATTCTTCCTTGACCACACGAGCCCCGGTTTTCGGGTCCACATAAATGGCATTTTCGGGGCAGGCATCCATACATTCGGGGGACGCACACTGCTGACACAGTTCATTGTCGGAAAATTCAGCAAAGGTGGCACGAGCCAAATCCTGAGGCCAGCCCGGAGCATTGGCGGACAATGCACTCACACCGATAAAATCAAGCACCGGCTTGAGAGTAAAAGTATTGCGGCTTGCCAAAGGATCAGCATGACCGGCATGGAACTGGGCACAGGCGACTTCGCAATAGGCACAGCCCGCACAAATATCGGGATTAAAGCGCAGTTCATATCGAGCTGGAGGGACATCACACCCTTCGGGGCGAGCGGCAAAAGCCAACGTACCTGATTCCTTGAGACAGAAAATTCCCGCAGCCAGGCCACCGGCAGCCTTACCTGCAGTCTTTAGAAAGCCGCGACGCGAAAAGCCCTTGCTTTCCCCTGTGGCCGTTTCCTTGATTTTACTCATTTGTTCCTCCTTCTGGAGTGT
This genomic window contains:
- a CDS encoding 4Fe-4S dicluster domain-containing protein produces the protein MSKIKETATGESKGFSRRGFLKTAGKAAGGLAAGIFCLKESGTLAFAARPEGCDVPPARYELRFNPDICAGCAYCEVACAQFHAGHADPLASRNTFTLKPVLDFIGVSALSANAPGWPQDLARATFAEFSDNELCQQCASPECMDACPENAIYVDPKTGARVVKEELCVGCGDCEEACQFDMIKVNPHTDKATKCDLCGGDPQCVAWCPTHAITFHKI